In the Manis javanica isolate MJ-LG chromosome 14, MJ_LKY, whole genome shotgun sequence genome, one interval contains:
- the LOC140846006 gene encoding olfactory receptor 14C36-like: MAPTAPSSPRWGPKDHGDPIRLRRGLLMSKEKYPTLSDSSMVTEFVLLGFSDVLELRASHAVLFLLIYLATLTGNLLIVMVTTFEQGLHTPMYFFLRNLSVLDMGYIFFTVPKVCVVLLLDSGVISVAGCEAQIFLVLVFALPELLFLTVMACDRCVAVCLPLSYPAVMSPQLFFCRSNVVHQFFRDIPSLLRLSCSDTFSNEIAIFVCSVGIAGGCFAFIAVSYVYVFATVLRAPTGRERGKAFSACVPHTLVVTVSVSSAAAVRVKPSSTPPTIQDTVTSMLYSIVPPLSNPVIYSLGNQQIKEAVQRTMRRFY; encoded by the exons ATGGCGCCCACGGCACCCAGCTCTCCGAGATGGGGTCCAAAGGATCACGGCGACCCGATCCGGCTGCGCAGG GGGTTACTCATGTCCAAAGAAAAGTACCCAACACTCTCCGACTCTAGCATGGTGACTGAATTCGTGCTTCTGGGATTTTCAGATGTGCTGGAGCTCAGAGCCTCGCACGCCGTGCTGTTCCTACTGATATACTTGGCGACCCTGACGGGGAACCTTCTGATCGTCATGGTAACCACCTTTGAGCAGGGTCTTCACactcccatgtacttcttcctcaggaatCTGTCCGTCCTGGACATGGGCTACATTTTTTTCACTGTGCCCAAGGTGTGTGTCGTCTTACTGCTGGACAGTGGGGTGATCTCCGTAGCTGGATGTGAAGCTCAGATCTTCCTGGTGCTTGTCTTCGCTTTACCAGAGCTGCTGTTTCTCACCGTCATGGCCTGCGACCGCTGTGTGGCCGTCTGCCTGCCCCTCTCCTACCCTGCAGTCATGAGCCCTCAG CTATTCTTCTGTCGGTCCAACGTGGTCCACCAGTTCTTCCGTGACATCCCCTCCCTGCTGAGGCTCTCCTGCTCTGACACCTTCAGCAATGAAATCGCCATTTTTGTCTGTTCTGTGGGGATTGCAGGTGGCTGCTTTGCCTTCATCGCTGTGTCTTATGTTTACGTATTTGCTACTGTGCTCAGGGCTCCAACCGGAAGAGAGCGAGGAAAGGCCTTTTCCGCCTGTGTCCCTCACACCCTTGTGGTAACAGTGTCTGTCAGCTCAGCCGCTGCCGTGCGTGTGAAGCCAAGCTCCACCCCGCCCACAATTCAGGACACGGTCACATCCATGCTCTACAGTATAGTCCCTCCCCTCTCGAACCCTGTTATTTATAGTCTAGGAAATCAGCAAATAAAGGAGGCTGTACAGAGAACTATGAGAAGGTTTTATTAA